In Toxoplasma gondii ME49 chromosome VIII, whole genome shotgun sequence, a single genomic region encodes these proteins:
- the SRS34A gene encoding SAG-related sequence SRS34A (encoded by transcript TGME49_271050~Gene product name based on ToxoDB Community Expert Annotation.~Signal peptide predicted by SignalP 2.0 HMM (probability 0.998) with cleavage site probability 0.803 at residue 26): MSFSKTTSLASLALTGLFVVFKFALASTTETPAPIECTAGATKTVEAPSSGSVVFQCGDKLTISPSGEGDVFYGKECTDSRKLTTVLPGAVLKAKVEQPPKGPATYTLSYDGTPEKPQVLCYKCVAEAGAPAGRNNDGGSSAPTPKDCKLIVRVPGADGRVTSGFDPVSLTGKVLAPGLAGLLITFV; this comes from the coding sequence ATGAGTTTCTCAAAGACCACGAGCCTAGCGTCGCTAGCGCTCACGGGCTTGTTTGTTGTGTTCAAGTTCGCTCTTGCGTCCACCACCGAGACGCCAGCGCCCATTGAGTGCACTGCCGGCGCAACGAAGACTGTTGAGGCACCCTCCAGTGGTTCCGTTGTCTTCCAATGTGGGGATAAACTAACCATCAGTCCCAGTGGCGAAGGTGATGTCTTTTATGGCAAGGAATGCACAGACTCGAGGAAGTTGACGACTGTCCTTCCAGGTGCGGTCTTGAAAGCTAAGGTCGAGCAGCCCCCGAAAGGTCCTGCTACCTACACACTGTCTTACGACGGTACTCCCGAGAAACCTCAGGTTCTCTGTTACAAGTGCGTTGCCGAAGCAGGTGCTCCCGCTGGTCGAAATAATGATGGTGGTTCTAGCGCTCCGACGCCTAAAGACTGCAAACTCATTGTTCGCGTTCCGGGTGCCGATGGCCGTGTCACATCTGGGTTTGACCCTGTGTCTCTCACGGGCAAGGTTCTTGCTCCCGGTCTCGCGGGTTTGTTGATCACGTTTGTGTAA
- a CDS encoding hypothetical protein (encoded by transcript TGME49_271040~Signal peptide predicted by SignalP 2.0 HMM (probability 0.778) with cleavage site probability 0.394 at residue 28) encodes MRLWEQGGSPPALMAVIAFKIVLLGSLTFVPDKASSSDYSHVCNFGTEELQVAANSTTNFQCGLMLALAPEAASNMVYRGPACTEKTELARLIPGAQLVPADAQYIGKRSLDRTLSPVYSLKIGDTLAEDVQLCYRCTTSEISGIHGEVGENDPINRGQIPTDTLCKILIRVTAPQKTLAAALGASIGRSLSVGLAFLTGLCF; translated from the coding sequence ATGCGTTTGTGGGAGCAAGGCGGAAGCCCGCCCGCACTGATGGCTGTCATTGCTTTCAAAATTGTCTTGCTCGGTTCGCTCACATTCGTCCCGGACAAAGCGTCGAGCTCAGACTACTCGCACGTTTGCAATTTCGGCACTGAGGAACTCCAAGTGGCGGCAAACAGCACCACCAACTTTCAGTGTGGTCTCATGCTGGCCTTGGCGCCAGAGGCTGCGTCGAACATGGTTTACAGAGGACCAGCCTgtacagagaaaacagaactTGCCAGGCTAATCCCAGGAGCACAGTTGGTTCCCGCAGACGCACAATACATCGGAAAACGCTCCCTAGATCGAACGCTGTCTCCGGTTTATAGTCTGAAAATCGGTGACACTCTCGCGGAAGACGTTCAGCTTTGTTACAGGTGTACGACATCCGAGATCAGTGGTATACACGGAGAAGTAGGGGAAAACGACCCGATAAATCGTGGTCAAATACCGACTGACACACTTTGCAAAATTCTCATCCGCGTGACGGCTCCGCAAAAAACGCTGGCCGCTGCTTTGGGAGCAAGTATTGGCCGGTCGCTGAGCGTAGGGCTGGCATTTTTGACAGGTCTTTGCTTCTGA
- a CDS encoding hypothetical protein (encoded by transcript TGME49_271037) — protein MSPSQWAVERYTVCVATASDSFSVCVADRRQKRQFFYRNASLRSTWLLLTEKTPVPPLGYRFPACLSLTLFGMCTLPGIGEIRHSSSPSIRVTAPSPSPLCLQMFRCYFRVGTGLRGFGDWRRLSAGELYEVLS, from the exons ATGTCACCGTCGCAATGGGCAGTTGAACGATATACAGTTTGCGTTGCCACTGCCAGCgactcgttttctgtgtgcGTCGCAGACCGCCGCCAAAAACGACAGTTTTTTTACCGGAACGCATCCCTGCGTTCGACGTGGTTGCTGCTGACGGAGAAAACCCCCGTCCCCCCACTCGGCTATCGCTTTCCGGCCTGTTTGAGTTTAACACTGTTTGGAATGTGCACTCTCCCTGGTATCGGGGAAATTCGCCACAGCAGCTCCCCAAGCATTCGAGTGACGGCACCATCCCCCtcgcctctttgtctccaaATGTTCAGGTGTTACTTCAG GGTGGGAACTGGCCTACGCGGTTTCGGCGACTGGCGCAGACTATCTGCGGGTGAACTCTACGAGGTTCTTTCGTGA
- a CDS encoding hypothetical protein (encoded by transcript TGME49_271033~Signal peptide predicted by SignalP 2.0 HMM (probability 0.962) with cleavage site probability 0.433 at residue 26), protein MRGSRQGSFSVAFLRLSTFLATSSTGWDRLTLVRKAAKERCARFLLHEFSRLTFRHSLRLGGMRKARAIWDLQRTDGTGEQELCPWSLVSLGLKRQRPVFA, encoded by the exons ATGCGTGGCAGCCGTCAAGGCTCGTTTTCTGTAGCGTTTCTTCGACTTTCTACGTTCCTCGCCACTTCCTCCACCGGTTGGGATAGGCTTACACTTGTGCGGAAAGCCGCCAAAGAGAGGTGCGCCAGATTTTTGCTA CACGAATTTTCGCGTCTGACGTTTCGACACAGCTTACGACTTGGTGGTATGCGGAAGGCGCGTGCTATCTGGGATTTACAACGAACCGATGGCACCGGAGAACAGGAATTGTGCCCTTGGTCTTTGGTATCGTTGGGTCTGAAAAGGCAACGGCCGGTCTTTGCGTAG